From Enterobacteriaceae endosymbiont of Donacia simplex, one genomic window encodes:
- a CDS encoding FAD-binding oxidoreductase, with translation MTEWSIGKIKKIKYWTENLFSIIINAKINNFSAGQFTKLALDINGKKIQRAYSYINSPNNQNYEFYISNIKKGKLSPYLYNLKINDKIFISKNSSGTFILNNIQSCKNLWMLSTGTGIGPYLSILQDKVCFKKFAKIILIHSIRYIEDFNYLNLVKSIEKNYYNKLIVQIILTRNTNINNFLYGYIPNLIKNGQLEKKIGIKISPRNSHIMLCGHPEMIQQTQNFLEKNRGFSKNLKNQNGNITSERYW, from the coding sequence ATGACAGAATGGAGTATTGGCAAAATAAAAAAAATAAAATACTGGACAGAAAATTTATTTAGTATTATTATAAATGCAAAAATTAATAATTTTTCTGCAGGTCAATTTACCAAATTAGCATTAGATATTAATGGTAAAAAGATACAAAGAGCATATTCTTATATCAATTCCCCAAATAATCAAAATTATGAATTTTATATTTCTAATATTAAAAAAGGAAAATTAAGTCCATATTTATATAATTTAAAAATTAATGATAAAATTTTTATTTCTAAAAATTCATCAGGTACTTTTATTTTAAATAATATTCAATCTTGTAAAAATTTATGGATGTTATCAACAGGTACTGGTATCGGTCCTTATCTTTCAATATTGCAGGATAAAGTTTGTTTTAAAAAATTTGCAAAAATAATTTTAATACATTCTATTAGATACATAGAAGATTTTAATTATTTAAATTTAGTTAAAAGTATAGAAAAAAATTATTATAATAAATTAATTGTTCAAATTATTTTAACTAGAAATACTAATATTAATAATTTTTTATATGGTTATATTCCTAATTTAATTAAAAATGGACAACTAGAAAAAAAAATTGGAATAAAAATTAGTCCTAGAAATAGTCACATAATGTTATGTGGTCATCCAGAAATGATACAACAAACACAAAATTTTTTAGAAAAAAATAGAGGTTTTTCTAAAAATTTAAAAAATCAAAATGGTAATATAACATCTGAAAGATATTGGTAA
- the tpiA gene encoding triose-phosphate isomerase gives MKKFLIIANWKLNGNLKFINKNINLIKENINNSLSFCNLSIAPPYIYINHIKNFLKNTSISLTAQDVDIHVKGSFTGETSISMLKDVGVKYIIIGHSERRLYHNENNDLISKKFILIKNNGLIPILCLGETKKQKKQNQTEKVCIQQINDIIKNSNINIFNNTIIAYEPIWAIGSGKSANIYKIQKIILFIKKYISSLNDEVAKNIHFLYGGSVNYSNIETFFKTNNINGFLIGKASLEINNFISLVKKSEKIISLLNRP, from the coding sequence ATGAAAAAATTTTTAATTATTGCTAATTGGAAATTAAATGGTAATTTAAAATTTATTAATAAAAATATTAATTTAATTAAAGAAAATATAAATAATTCATTATCTTTTTGTAATTTATCTATAGCTCCTCCTTATATTTATATAAATCATATAAAAAATTTTTTAAAAAATACATCTATATCTTTAACAGCACAAGATGTTGATATTCATGTAAAGGGATCTTTTACGGGTGAAACATCAATTAGTATGTTAAAGGATGTTGGTGTTAAATATATTATAATTGGACATTCCGAAAGAAGATTATATCATAATGAAAATAATGATTTAATATCTAAAAAATTTATTTTAATTAAAAATAATGGCTTAATTCCAATTTTATGTTTAGGAGAAACAAAAAAACAAAAAAAACAAAATCAAACAGAAAAAGTTTGTATTCAACAAATTAATGATATAATTAAAAATAGTAATATTAATATTTTTAATAACACAATCATAGCTTATGAACCTATTTGGGCTATTGGATCAGGAAAAAGCGCTAATATTTATAAAATACAAAAAATTATTTTATTTATAAAAAAATATATATCATCATTAAATGATGAAGTAGCAAAAAATATACATTTTTTATATGGTGGATCTGTTAATTATTCTAACATAGAAACTTTTTTTAAAACAAATAATATTAATGGATTTTTAATAGGCAAAGCATCTTTAGAAATAAATAACTTTATATCTTTAGTTAAAAAATCTGAAAAAATAATAAGTCTATTAAATAGACCTTAA
- the lysS gene encoding lysine--tRNA ligase codes for MSENKKKFNNNIKNINNNEIKFRHKKLKELRNNNNIVFPNNFKINISLNEIYKKYGHKNHFLKKKLFHIAGRIVNLRIMGKASFINIQDYHGKIQIYISQNGISLKEYKKFLAKYDLGDIVGIIGYVFKTKTNILSILCQKIYLLTKAIRPLPDKYHGLQNKEIKYRKRYLDLIVNKKTRNIFKKRSQIILNIRNFMHKQDFIEVETPMMHNIPGGALARPFITYHNTYNKNIYLRIAPELYLKRLIIGGFNKIFEINRNFRNEGISTQHNPEFTMMELYITYSDYQDLMILFEKLFKTIYKTIFKNYFLKYNNHIFDLNKKFKKLTMKESIIYFYPNFSLENLENTKKLIQIADLLKVKINKNWSQGKIISEIFEVKISDKIIEPTFITEYPIEISPLSRNNNLNPLFADRFEFFICGMEIANGFSELNDPEEQKKRFQEQQNLKDINSDKNINKNFYDQDYIEALEHGLPPTAGLGIGIDRLIMLFTNTKSIRDVILFPMLRSI; via the coding sequence ATGTCTGAAAATAAAAAGAAATTTAATAATAATATTAAAAATATTAATAATAATGAAATAAAATTTCGACATAAAAAATTAAAAGAATTAAGAAACAATAATAATATAGTTTTTCCTAATAATTTTAAAATTAATATTTCATTAAATGAAATATATAAAAAATATGGTCATAAAAATCATTTTCTAAAAAAAAAATTATTTCATATTGCTGGACGTATAGTAAATTTAAGAATTATGGGTAAAGCTTCTTTTATTAATATTCAAGACTATCATGGAAAAATACAAATTTACATTTCTCAAAATGGAATTTCTTTAAAAGAATATAAAAAATTTTTAGCAAAATATGATCTTGGAGATATTGTAGGTATAATTGGTTATGTTTTTAAAACTAAAACAAATATTTTATCTATTTTGTGTCAAAAAATCTATTTATTAACCAAAGCAATTCGCCCACTACCTGATAAATATCATGGTTTACAAAATAAAGAGATAAAATATAGAAAAAGATATTTAGATCTAATTGTTAATAAAAAAACACGTAATATTTTTAAAAAAAGATCTCAAATTATACTAAATATTCGTAATTTTATGCATAAACAAGATTTTATTGAAGTAGAAACACCTATGATGCATAATATTCCTGGAGGCGCTTTAGCAAGACCATTTATAACATATCATAATACTTATAATAAAAATATATATCTACGAATTGCTCCTGAACTTTATTTAAAACGTCTTATAATCGGTGGTTTTAATAAAATTTTTGAAATTAATAGAAATTTTAGAAATGAAGGAATTTCAACTCAACATAATCCTGAATTTACTATGATGGAGTTATATATAACATATTCTGATTATCAAGATTTAATGATTTTATTTGAAAAATTGTTTAAAACAATATATAAAACAATATTTAAAAATTATTTTTTAAAATATAATAATCATATTTTTGATTTAAATAAAAAATTTAAAAAATTAACTATGAAAGAATCTATTATATATTTTTATCCTAATTTTTCTTTAGAAAATTTAGAAAATACTAAAAAATTAATACAAATTGCTGATTTATTAAAAGTTAAAATAAATAAAAATTGGAGTCAAGGTAAAATTATTTCTGAAATTTTTGAAGTAAAAATTTCAGATAAGATTATAGAACCAACATTTATTACAGAATATCCTATTGAAATTTCTCCATTATCAAGAAATAATAATTTAAATCCTTTATTTGCTGATAGATTTGAATTTTTTATTTGTGGAATGGAAATAGCTAATGGTTTTTCTGAACTTAATGATCCTGAAGAACAAAAAAAAAGATTTCAAGAACAACAAAATTTAAAAGATATAAATAGTGATAAAAACATTAATAAAAATTTTTATGATCAAGATTATATAGAAGCATTAGAACATGGATTACCGCCTACAGCTGGGTTAGGTATAGGTATAGATAGACTAATTATGTTATTTACTAATACAAAATCAATTAGAGACGTAATTTTATTTCCAATGTTAAGGTCTATTTAA
- the prfB gene encoding peptide chain release factor 2 (programmed frameshift), whose amino-acid sequence MLEIHLILNKLKEIKKKNIFIRGFFNYSKYQKKLLIIKNKLNNPNIWNDFYHILSLNKKKTNIENLLSSLDDINQEIIDINELINLAINTNDKKILKESIKILFNIKNKINILELKKIFVKKNDGKNCFIDIQAGSGGIDSQDWAKIIMRMYIKWAEKKKFQVNVVNKSPGDIIGGIKSSTLHIIGHYAFGWLRTENGIHRLVRKSPFNSSKRRHTSFVSTFIYPEIQENINMSINLEDLRIDVYRSSGAGGQHVNRTESAVRITHIPTGLVTQCQNNRSQHKNKDQAMKQIKFKLYELQNKKKQKKQKKIEKKKFNISWGYQIRSYILDNSRIKDIRTGIEINDIQSVLDGNLDKFIQASLKLGL is encoded by the exons ATGTTAGAAATCCATTTAATACTAAATAAATTAAAAGAAATAAAAAAAAAAAACATTTTTATTAGG GGTTTCTTTAATTATTCAAAATATCAAAAAAAATTATTAATAATAAAAAATAAACTAAATAATCCTAATATTTGGAATGATTTTTATCATATACTTTCTTTAAATAAAAAAAAAACAAATATAGAAAATTTATTATCATCATTAGATGATATTAATCAAGAAATTATTGATATTAATGAATTAATTAATTTAGCTATTAATACTAATGATAAAAAAATATTAAAAGAATCTATAAAAATATTATTTAATATAAAAAATAAAATAAATATTTTAGAATTAAAAAAAATTTTTGTAAAAAAAAATGATGGAAAAAATTGTTTTATTGATATACAGGCTGGATCTGGTGGGATAGATTCTCAAGATTGGGCAAAAATAATAATGAGAATGTATATAAAATGGGCAGAAAAAAAAAAATTTCAGGTAAATGTAGTAAATAAATCTCCTGGAGATATTATAGGAGGAATAAAATCATCCACATTACATATTATTGGACATTATGCTTTTGGATGGTTACGTACTGAAAATGGTATTCATCGTTTAGTTAGAAAAAGTCCTTTTAATTCATCAAAAAGAAGACATACATCTTTTGTATCAACATTTATATATCCAGAAATTCAAGAAAATATTAATATGTCTATTAATTTAGAAGATTTACGTATTGATGTATATCGGTCTTCTGGAGCAGGAGGACAACATGTAAATCGTACTGAATCTGCTGTACGTATTACACATATTCCAACTGGATTAGTAACACAATGTCAAAATAATAGATCACAACATAAAAATAAAGATCAAGCTATGAAACAAATAAAATTTAAATTATATGAATTACAAAATAAAAAAAAACAAAAAAAACAAAAAAAAATAGAAAAAAAAAAATTTAATATTAGTTGGGGGTATCAAATACGTTCTTATATATTAGATAACTCAAGAATTAAAGATATAAGAACAGGAATTGAAATTAATGATATACAATCAGTACTTGATGGTAATTTAGATAAATTTATTCAAGCTAGTTTAAAATTAGGTTTATAA